The following nucleotide sequence is from Drosophila takahashii strain IR98-3 E-12201 chromosome 3L, DtakHiC1v2, whole genome shotgun sequence.
GTATCCCGGACTCCAGCGTTAATTTTCGAACATGTCAATAACACTGATTTCAAGCAACTTTACCAAACATTAACTGATTATGAAATTCGCTACTATTTATTTGAGCTTCTTAAGGCACTTGACTACTGCCACAGCATGGGAATAATGCATCGCGATGTGAAGCCTCATAATGTTATGATCGATCATGAAAACCGAAAATTGCGCCTTATTGATTGGGGACTTGCTGAATTTTATCATCCCGGCCAAGAGTATAATGTTCGTGTAGCGTCGAGATACTTCAAAGGACCCGAATTACTGGTAGATTACCAGATGTATGATTATTCACTTGATATGTGGTCACTGGGTTGTATGTTGGCATCGATGATATTTCGAAAAGAGCCGTTCTTCCATGGTCATGACAACTATGATCAATTGGTTCGCATTGCTAAGGTGCTGGGCACCGAAGAGCTCTACGCATATTTAGATAAATACAATATTGACCTAGATCCACGATTTCATGACATTCTACAACGTCACTCGCGAAAACGATGGGAAAGGTTTGTTCATTCTGACAACCAACACCTAGTTTCTCCAGAAGCACTAGACTTCCTAGATAAACTTCTACGCTACGATCACGTTGACCGACTCACAGCTCGCGAAGCTATGGCTCATCCATATTTCTTACCTATCGTCAATGGACAAATGAATCCCAATAATCAGCAATAAGAAGTTATTTCATTATGATGAATACTGTGTTTCGAGATCGGGATAGCAGCCATTTAACATTTATGATaataattatgaaaaatataaactccgaaaagaaataaaataaattaagctaTTGTCTTAACACGCTCGATTTAATGATCTGTTTGTAGAggaaataaaccaaaatttaCCAAGTCCTTACAGTAAACTTctagttttgtaaaataatcTGAAAGTgggaataatataaaatattattttttttggaaaccaACACTGACATTtactttttcaaatgaaaTAAGGAAATtgagatataataaatattgtaaaagagGGATTTTTTCATTAGTAACTTAGAAATTTCTACACATAATCTTAAATCGacaaatcttaattttatttgttcaattaaattcattaactaatattgtaattaaatatttaacaaatatttaaagataattaaaGACAATTAAATTGTATGAATATGGGAACTCAGCATAGTTTTCACATAAACTTATTGGTCAAGCCTACGGGTCTTTTAATTCATCGGCATTTGAGAGTGCATTAGAGGATGAAGGATAAATTATGTGTACAAGGCTAAACGATTAATCACGAAAAAATAGATATGCCGTACACTTGTGATTACAATATGtaacatcaaaaatttacttcGATGAATGCCTTTAAAACTTAATAGCTTTAAATCACCATTTAAAATTGAGTTCACAAAAATTCTCCCCTATGCAGGTTTATGAGAAATAGGATCTCaatgttataaaaattatatgtttGCCCACTTTTACCCTATTTTACAGGCGAACGGGCTGTAGGTTTTTCAGGCTGTCAAAACTTATATAACTCTAACTCTAACTTATTTTTGGActtcatatatttttgaaagagTTCATAGCATAAACAAAGTATATGTCTTCATTGGTTTATAGTTccgttaaaaaaatcataaaattattttaacttgAGGATGTGAAATATAATAAGTTGCACTTGCCAAATGTTTTGACTGCCTAACAAACCAAGAATCCATTCgcctataaatatatttaaagtttgcaacaaaaataattttttctacTTTGAAGTCCTTTTTTTCAGAATCCTTGCGCAAATTATATTTGAATCTGGGAATTCAAAGCGAATACGATTTTTAAGCATTCAtcgatgtaaataaataaaggtttaattttgtaactcagtgttattaaaaaacagtaaaaataaACTGTAAGCAAATAATACACAcaaatggaaaaatagttttgaATTCGAATGAATATAATGGAAAGACGGGATGCAGCCGTTAAAAACTGAATATTAATGCCATGTTTTTCGTAATTTTTCACCTGATAGTGCTTGTCAAACCAATCAAAAAAGGTCTTATTGAAGTTCATTGGCTATAAATAGGCAAAGTGTTTGGGTATACTTTTTGAAAAGCAAAAACTATTGAACAAGAGAACCgacttaaaaacaagagagaacgctatagtcggtttcgtgtcccgactatctaatacccgtcactcagctaaagggagtgcgagggagatggatatataccatatttttgattgcgcatagctttttaatgaatggtccgatttgaaaaattcgataggtaaaaatatacacaacaaaattgcatttaaggggttatataccttttttgagcgaaaaaattgagggaactttggatttttttttggtgtgtagcaattattttatgacagtgaagttattatttattgatagtacatgtttttatcgaaacaacaagcctttgttcttgaaaaaatatgaataacactagtttacaaaataaaatcgacctcaccctaatcgaaggcaaccttaattttccggtaaagtacatctccctgattaagaaatgggcacttataattttttgtatggtgtcaatttttttttaagtgtaaaaaagtttttggcccttttttattttttatctcgaGTTCTGATAAaagttttggcataaatggcttcgttaaaaatacacgcaaaaaaaccgaaattagttttataacttattctggtagatggtactttgacaaaaaaaacaagctaatgatcattagaatccaccagaaaatgaattttatatgaatattttaagtttgggacaaccatgattttttggccgtttacagctgttaactgagaCAACAGGTCTCTgacagggctctaacagggctgtaataTCCGTTTTgcccaacttaaaaaatcgatataaaattcattttctggtggattctaatgatcattagcttgtttttttttgtcaaagtaccatctaccagaataagttataaaactaatttcggtttttttgcgtgtatttttaacgaagccatttatgccaaaacttttgcatttttttccaattttttaactttgacgaggtgtggcttctaaactaatgactgaaactcaatgctgtgtataagaaagttaaagagcagtatattacctgtaaaatgagtcatcgatgacctcagtcggtttaccagaactcgagataaaaaataaaaaagggccaaaaacgttttttacacttaaaaaaaattgacaccatacaaaaaattataagtgcccatttcttaatcagggagatgtactttaccggaaaattaaggttgccttcgattagggtgaggtcgattttattttgtaaactagtgtaatttacgaagttatggcaattctttcggaacccttttttttatagcggcttgcggtgaccatgatggaagtccagcaggtcaacttatatcaaaaaacca
It contains:
- the CkIIalpha gene encoding casein kinase II subunit alpha, which gives rise to MTLPSAARVYTDVNAHKPDEYWDYENYVVDWGNQDDYQLVRKLGRGKYSEVFEAINITTTEKCVVKILKPVKKKKIKREIKILENLRGGTNIITLLAVVKDPVSRTPALIFEHVNNTDFKQLYQTLTDYEIRYYLFELLKALDYCHSMGIMHRDVKPHNVMIDHENRKLRLIDWGLAEFYHPGQEYNVRVASRYFKGPELLVDYQMYDYSLDMWSLGCMLASMIFRKEPFFHGHDNYDQLVRIAKVLGTEELYAYLDKYNIDLDPRFHDILQRHSRKRWERFVHSDNQHLVSPEALDFLDKLLRYDHVDRLTAREAMAHPYFLPIVNGQMNPNNQQ